A stretch of Vibrio sp. B1FLJ16 DNA encodes these proteins:
- a CDS encoding DMT family transporter: MLNSERKATIILIVTTMLAALGWIFSKETIQGLPPFGFIGARFTIASLCLLPLCYRPLLSANMRDVFAASCVGLLLGSAVMTWIYAISISDTLGEGAFIMSLSMLFVPVIAWVMFRQRPQRIFWVSLPIAVLGLACLSLADGWKQSASQLWFLGAALILALHFNVNSKYSQKLPVLLLTCLQLFSAGCLGLVVSYFMESFPSEVDSSIWWWFALSTLLATSLRYVMQTMGQKFVQAGNAALIMILEPVWTVVLSILWYGEVLTTNKLIGCLLILFSLVIYRTGGRFRFPKRI; encoded by the coding sequence ATGCTTAATTCAGAACGTAAAGCGACGATCATTCTGATTGTCACCACTATGCTCGCAGCACTCGGTTGGATCTTTTCGAAAGAGACTATACAAGGGCTTCCTCCGTTCGGCTTTATCGGTGCCCGCTTTACCATCGCGTCACTCTGTTTACTCCCTCTATGTTACCGACCGCTGCTATCTGCCAATATGAGAGATGTTTTTGCGGCAAGCTGTGTTGGTCTTCTGCTTGGCAGTGCAGTAATGACATGGATTTATGCTATTTCAATAAGTGACACCTTGGGCGAGGGGGCGTTTATCATGAGCCTGTCTATGCTTTTCGTCCCTGTTATTGCCTGGGTTATGTTCCGTCAAAGGCCACAGCGTATATTCTGGGTGTCATTACCTATCGCGGTTCTCGGGTTAGCGTGCCTTTCACTTGCGGATGGATGGAAGCAGTCGGCTAGTCAGCTTTGGTTTCTTGGCGCAGCGCTTATCCTAGCGTTACACTTTAATGTAAACAGCAAGTACTCACAAAAGCTGCCAGTTTTATTGCTTACTTGTCTTCAGCTATTTTCGGCGGGCTGCCTGGGTTTGGTTGTTTCCTATTTTATGGAGTCATTTCCGAGTGAAGTAGATTCATCAATTTGGTGGTGGTTTGCGCTTAGTACCTTGCTTGCAACCAGCTTACGCTATGTGATGCAAACCATGGGACAGAAGTTTGTTCAGGCCGGTAATGCTGCATTGATTATGATTTTAGAGCCAGTTTGGACGGTGGTGCTGAGTATCCTTTGGTATGGAGAAGTGCTGACGACCAACAAGCTTATTGGTTGTTTACTGATTCTGTTTTCTCTCGTGATTTATCGAACTGGCGGCAGGTTCCGTTTTCCAAAACGTATTTAG
- a CDS encoding hydroxymethylglutaryl-CoA lyase, with amino-acid sequence MTLPSKVQIVEVGARDGLQNEPPVSRQAKIRLINLLSDTGLTHIESGSFVSPKWVPQMADSKEVMQAITRRNKVIYSALTPNISGFEQALEAGANQVAVFTSASDGFCKHNINCSIGESLTRFEPVMELATKHDIPVRGYLSCTIDCPYDGATSPKQVAKIANSLIDMGCYEVSLGDTIGTGTPNRVREMLYAAMTNIPSQQLAVHFHDTWGQALANIYLALTMGINTIDSSVGGLGGCPYAHGASGNVATEDVLYLCQGLGIETGVDLELLAKAGWMISEELHRQPTSKVSLVLRHRFG; translated from the coding sequence ATGACGCTTCCTTCCAAGGTACAAATTGTCGAAGTGGGTGCGCGAGACGGCTTGCAAAATGAGCCGCCCGTATCAAGACAAGCGAAGATAAGGCTAATCAACTTGTTATCCGACACTGGGCTCACTCACATAGAATCAGGATCATTTGTCTCGCCTAAATGGGTGCCACAAATGGCCGATTCTAAAGAGGTGATGCAGGCAATCACACGTCGGAATAAGGTGATCTATTCTGCCCTTACCCCAAACATATCTGGCTTCGAGCAAGCCCTAGAAGCAGGCGCAAATCAGGTTGCTGTTTTCACTTCCGCTTCTGACGGGTTTTGCAAGCACAATATTAACTGTTCGATTGGAGAAAGCCTGACTCGATTCGAACCGGTAATGGAGCTGGCCACTAAACATGATATTCCGGTAAGAGGTTATTTGTCGTGTACTATCGACTGTCCGTATGACGGAGCAACCAGTCCTAAGCAAGTGGCGAAAATAGCCAACAGCCTCATTGACATGGGCTGTTATGAGGTGTCACTGGGCGACACAATCGGAACGGGGACTCCCAATCGTGTCAGAGAGATGCTTTATGCCGCTATGACGAATATACCAAGCCAGCAATTAGCCGTTCACTTTCATGATACCTGGGGGCAAGCACTCGCAAATATTTATCTGGCGTTAACGATGGGAATCAACACCATTGACAGCAGCGTAGGCGGGCTTGGAGGCTGCCCTTATGCACATGGCGCTTCAGGAAATGTGGCAACAGAAGATGTCCTCTACCTTTGTCAGGGGCTAGGCATCGAAACCGGAGTAGACTTAGAACTGTTAGCAAAAGCGGGATGGATGATAAGCGAAGAGTTACATCGTCAACCGACATCTAAAGTGTCGCTGGTATTACGACACCGCTTTGGATAA
- a CDS encoding enoyl-CoA hydratase-related protein, producing MQELQPRIIPNAKRQDDVLWQVDDYGVATITINRTQKHNAFDACMIDLLIHRLDYLALRNDVRCLILRSNGEHFSSGADLSWMKSMANSTRSENLIDALNLARLMETLDTFPQPTVAVVQGSAFGGALGLICCSDIAIACKNASFCLSEVKLGLVPATITPYVMRAMGNRQARRYILSGEVISAVDAERFGIVHELIEYDEIESALQKVIDSLILNSPDAMRKAKALCQQCHQNPIDDDLIFYTSRVIADIRVSPQGQEGLQAFLEKRSPHWVHSSDKEE from the coding sequence ATGCAGGAACTACAACCACGCATCATTCCTAACGCCAAAAGGCAAGATGATGTGCTTTGGCAGGTCGATGACTATGGCGTAGCGACCATCACCATCAACAGAACCCAAAAACACAACGCTTTTGATGCTTGTATGATTGATCTTCTTATACATCGGCTCGACTATCTGGCCCTGAGGAATGATGTCCGTTGCTTGATCCTGCGCAGCAACGGAGAGCACTTCTCTTCTGGTGCGGATTTGAGCTGGATGAAGTCCATGGCAAACAGTACCCGCTCAGAAAACCTCATTGATGCACTAAACCTCGCTCGACTTATGGAGACATTGGATACTTTTCCCCAGCCAACGGTTGCTGTCGTTCAAGGCTCTGCATTTGGGGGAGCGTTAGGTTTAATATGCTGTAGTGATATCGCCATCGCCTGCAAGAACGCCAGTTTTTGTTTGAGTGAAGTAAAACTAGGTCTGGTTCCCGCGACAATTACCCCTTATGTAATGCGTGCTATGGGCAACCGCCAAGCACGCCGCTACATATTAAGCGGCGAAGTGATTTCCGCCGTTGATGCGGAGCGTTTCGGTATTGTTCATGAACTTATAGAATACGATGAAATAGAATCTGCACTTCAGAAGGTGATTGACTCTCTTATTCTGAACAGTCCAGATGCCATGCGTAAGGCAAAAGCCTTGTGCCAGCAATGCCATCAAAACCCGATTGATGATGATCTTATTTTTTACACCAGCAGAGTGATTGCAGACATTCGTGTTTCCCCTCAGGGGCAAGAGGGCTTGCAAGCCTTTCTTGAGAAACGCTCTCCACATTGGGTACATAGTTCAGATAAGGAGGAATGA